From the genome of Manduca sexta isolate Smith_Timp_Sample1 chromosome 14, JHU_Msex_v1.0, whole genome shotgun sequence, one region includes:
- the LOC115456345 gene encoding probable serine hydrolase, whose product MAEAKVNGHHIEQDLPPGYTVEEIEIPVPWGHVAGKWWGPRDKQPIIAIHGWQDNAGTWDNLIPLLPVTTSVLCIDLPGHGHSTHYPKGMLYYIFWDGIVLLRRIVKHFKWSKVTLMGHSLGGALSFMYAATFPDDAEKIICIDIASPAVREPSNMVKTAGWGIDKCLEYENLTEDKIPCYEYKEMIDIVCDAYKGSVSRENCRVLMRRGMARTPAHMKKQGYFFKRDPRLKVSGLAMMSLETALEYASKVKCKVLNLRALPGQRWEKLDYYLAVIDKLKENTDVQYVEVDGTHHVQLEDPQNIVAYIEDFLEGY is encoded by the coding sequence ATCTTCCACCGGGATATACAGTGGAAGAAATCGAAATTCCAGTACCATGGGGACACGTTGCGGGCAAATGGTGGGGTCCTCGTGACAAGCAACCCATCATAGCTATCCACGGTTGGCAAGACAACGCTGGCACTTGGGACAATCTGATACCACTCCTTCCAGTCACCACCTCGGTCTTATGCATCGACTTACCAGGACACGGCCATTCCACCCACTACCCCAAAGGTATGCTGTACTACATATTTTGGGACGGCATTGTTCTTCTCCGAAGGATAGTCAAGCATTTCAAATGGAGCAAGGTTACGTTAATGGGCCATTCTCTCGGCGGCGCTTTGAGTTTCATGTACGCGGCGACCTTCCCTGACGATGCTGAGAAGATTATATGCATAGATATAGCAAGTCCGGCTGTAAGGGAGCCGTCGAATATGGTCAAAACTGCTGGCTGGGGTATCGATAAATGCTTGGAGTACGAAAATTTGACTGAAGACAAAATACCTTGTTATGAATACAAGGAAATGATTGATATAGTGTGCGACGCGTACAAGGGTTCTGTTTCAAGGGAAAACTGTCGTGTTCTTATGAGAAGGGGAATGGCGCGGACCCCTGCCCATATGAAAAAGCAAGGGTACTTCTTCAAAAGAGACCCAAGATTGAAAGTATCTGGATTGGCAATGATGTCTCTTGAAACTGCTTTGGAATACGCCAGTAAGGTGAAGTGCAAAGTACTGAACCTTAGAGCCCTCCCGGGTCAGAGATGGGAGAAGTTGGACTACTATTTAGCTGTGATAGACAAATTAAAAGAGAACACAGACGTCCAATATGTGGAGGTGGATGGAACACATCACGTTCAGTTAGAAGATCCTCAAAACATTGTAGCATATATAGAAGATTTCTTAGAGGGGTATTAA